TGTCCAAGTCCCTCTgtgtagaaggttaagggatggctGTAATTAATATTTTTAAGAGGATCTATGGATTCGACAGGGTAGACAGAGAGAACCTGTTCCTTCTCAAAGGTCATCTAGGACTGAGTGTGGAAAAGGATTATAATCTTCACATTAGAATTGAATCATTCAGGATaatgtttttctctctgaaaAATAAAGATCCAATTAACTTAAAATTGGGAACCACTAACTAAAACAAAGCCTGCTGGATAGGctttgcaggtctggcaggatttgTGGGAGAAAGCAGGTTGTTTTTTGGCCCAATGACCTTTTCCTGAGTGTCTTTTATTAGATACTAACTGATGCAACACATTCTTCCACTTGAAATGTGAATGATCTAGAAACAAATCAGTCATGGTTTGGTGTAATCAGGTAAGTAATATGGGGAGCTGGCTGAGATATCTTGGCACCCTGGTCAAGATGCACAGTCCCTCCATTCAGTAGGACCATGACCTGACTGGCTTCCAGCCCTAAGTGTTTCTAACCATGAGTGCAGGGTTGTCTAATGGCTGTATCCACCTGTGAATGTCATAGTCCACCATATCTCACTCATTGCAATGTCTCTTCCCTGACACCAGTCAGAGGCTGCAGCTGTGTTTATTGCCTCTATTTTGAGGGGTGAACATGTCTGGTTTTGGACTATCATCAATGTGACAACTTTTCTCTCTTGGTCCAtctatcaacatcctgttgttgaaagcaaaaacaaagtgaTTGGTTAAAGTGAGCCATTGAGACTGACATTTGCTTCCAACTTTGCAGTTttcttactttgaccgggatgatgttgccctgcgtcactttgctgtgttcttcaaggagcagtacCATGAGGAGCGGGAACATGCTGAGAAACTAATGGCATTCCAGAACAAACGCGGTGGccaagtcctcctgcaggacatcaaggttggattcTTGATCTTCAAGTTGGCAGGTCTGTGAGCTGACTAGTACACCTCTATCTGTTGAGCTTTAGGACTGAGTAAATGCTCTGAATGGTAGGTTACTCACTGAAACAAAATATGGCTTCATTTTGAAGGAAATGCCTTTTTTCTTGTGTTCCAAGAGCAGTAGGCAACTGAGATGATCCAGAATACTGGATGGTGAGGAAGTGTAAACAATCAGGCCACAGAAGGTAAGACTAGATTTCTAGGAGAAGAAAGCAGCAGCTTTCAGCCTTGCCTTATCTAGATGTTTCTAATGTTGTGATCAGAACAATTCCAAGGCATAGAATAGCAAAGCAAGGAATTACTTCCATTGGTACCTATTCTCCCACTGTAGGATATGCTTAAACTTGCTCTTTCAGAACCATGTGAAATCTAGAGGTTGTTTGATGCCAAAGTAAAGTTGGTCTGAAGTACCTCCCTACAATGATGACAGACaactaactgatcagatgtagactaatgatCCAACTGCCTACTGAGCTGTGCTttgttcctgcttccctccctccagaagccagagcaggatgagtggggcaatggtctggaggcaatgcagagagctctgcagatggagaaggatgtgaaccagagtctgctggatctgcacaaactcgcctctggccacacagaccctcatgtgagt
This is a stretch of genomic DNA from Stegostoma tigrinum isolate sSteTig4 chromosome 38, sSteTig4.hap1, whole genome shotgun sequence. It encodes these proteins:
- the LOC125447289 gene encoding ferritin heavy chain-like, whose amino-acid sequence is MAYPGAVCQSYHQDCEDAVNKQINLELHSSYVYLSMFSYFDRDDVALRHFAVFFKEQYHEEREHAEKLMAFQNKRGGQVLLQDIKKPEQDEWGNGLEAMQRALQMEKDVNQSLL